The genomic stretch AGGCTACAACGCCCTGCAGATCGGCTATGATGTCATCGCCGAGCGCAAGGTGAACAAGCCCATGAAGGGTCATCAGGCCAAGGCCGGCAAAGAAATGTACCGCACCCTCAAGGAATTTCCTCTTGATGCAGTGGATGAGTACGAACTCGGCCAGGACATCACTGTTGACATTTTCTCCGCCGGAGAAAAGGTCAAAGTAACCGGTACCTCCAAAGGTAAAGGTTTTCAGGGTGTCATGAAGCGTCACAACTTTGCTGGTTCCCGCGCATCTCACGGTGCGGAGAAGGTTCATCGTGTACCCGGTTCCGTTGGTAACGCAACTTTCCCGGGCCGTATCTGGAAGGGCAAGAAAATGCCCGGCCAAATGGGTAACGCCCGCGTGACCGTCAGCAACGTGGAAATCATTGATGTCAGGCCCGAGGACAACGTCCTGGTGGTCAAGGGCCAGATTCCTGGACCCACCAATGGCCTCGTGATGATCCGCAAGAACGGTTAGAGGTAGATATCATGGCAAAATTGCAAGTAGTTGATCAGAATAATACGAAAGTGGGCGATATCGAACTGGCCCCTGAGGTTTTCGAGGTTGAAGTT from Pseudodesulfovibrio profundus encodes the following:
- the rplC gene encoding 50S ribosomal protein L3, which codes for MAKTLGILGKKLGMTRIFKDDGTICPVTVIEAGPCPVMQIKTSDKEGYNALQIGYDVIAERKVNKPMKGHQAKAGKEMYRTLKEFPLDAVDEYELGQDITVDIFSAGEKVKVTGTSKGKGFQGVMKRHNFAGSRASHGAEKVHRVPGSVGNATFPGRIWKGKKMPGQMGNARVTVSNVEIIDVRPEDNVLVVKGQIPGPTNGLVMIRKNG